aagagatatttgttCTTCATTTAATGTtgtataaaagatatttatccttcattaattttaataggAGAAAATAACCCTCCAACCCCTCTATTCCAGCAATATGACAAGGTTAAGGGCTATAAATATCCTCTGAAGTATTCGGGTAAAGGATTCAAAAGGGATAGGTAAAAAGGGATGCTGGACAATTAATGTGGACATtctgatattatttttcaagagaCAAAAAACACGAAAAGTAACTGGTCCCAGAAACATATAGGCAACTTTATTTTGAAGGTACATCGGAGAAGTTCTGTCTGTTATCAACCATggaaacatatattaaaaaaaatccatatagTAGAAGGATACGAAATTCAGTCCGGAAGAAATCTGAaacttcttgaaaaaaaaattacgataTGATAGGTCCAATTATTTTAGCGACATATCCAATATGGAGCAGAAGAAAAATCTTTTGGGCAGGTGTTCTTTTTCCCAGTCCATCTTTTTGTGGCATGTCTCTTTGTATCAGTATGCACAAATAACACACTGGAAAATTGATGAATCTGACCATAAACCTTTAATTTTCTCGGCGCAGTCctcatttcatttgttaataCATATGTGTTTAGTCCAGTAGTGCACATTCCAGCCAGAGATATAATACTGAGCTAGCTATAAATGGAGTAATAATATATAAGTAATCACTACTAACAAACACAAGCCAAATGGCTtggccttttatttatttatttattgcttggattatttaattatatggggTACATAGACGTCCTTGCTAATTCCAAGCAATAGCCTTAGCATCAAACTACATGGTTCCCACCATTTTTAAGAGTCCATTATCCTCAAATGTCTCTTGGTTGTCGCAATAAAGGTTGTCACCAGGGTCAACCTTTAACATGTCGCAGTACCTCAAATAGTAGTCAATGCGATTCTGCTGCCTTGTTTTCCCGTCTTTAGTACATTCACCGCCATTAGTGATAATGTTTGTTAACATACCAAAGCCTGGTTTCCTGCCGGCCTCAATATCCGCTTCTGATGGAGACCATTCTCCGGTGATGACTTCATGGCACGACGGTGCACCTGTTGAATGTGGATTCATCCAGAACCAGAGTGCTGCCTCGAATGAAAGCACTGGATCCGTTGCCACCTTTTCTGGCTCGTCTAATAAATTTTGCCCTAAATAATTTCCACATTCCCCGTAGTTGTAGTTCCTGTACGACATAATATCGAATTAACACAGTGcaaatatataacaaatatcactacaagattaatttaatttaatataatatccaGTTTCTAACCCGGAAAAGGTCTAAAGGaacaaagattaattttaagatatctgtttatttttttaaagtgggaCACTAGTttgaaaagatcaaattgaagaaagagaataaagagtgtgcaggaaaaaataaataaattgtaccCAAGTATATTGGACTCACCACCTAAGTTGGAGAGGACCTCGGCCATAATAGTCGGCTACACATGGATAAGAAGAATTTGTATTTGGATCACAGTAATCAGAATTAGGGTTCAGCTCGTTAACAAGGCAATATCCCCATGTAAATGGAGCATCCTCTCCAATTATCGACCGTCCTATACATCGACCGTGTTAACCGCAAACAATTAGTCAACTGATCAAATCAAATGTGAGGTGATGTGATGCGATGccaaaaattaatgaatatacAGTTTCATTTATAGTATGCCATAAATTACCACTAGTTTCTTGAGAGGTTTGGGCGAAGAAAGCAGCAAGCTCTCTCTTTCTAGTGTCATCATCGCCAGTCATGCCAAATCCAGGGTAGAATTCAGTGGCCACAAAATAAGCGTTATACGTATAGAATCCCTTTCCAGGACAGCTGTCATTGTTTCTATTCGGTAGCATCTGTTCGAACATCGATTCTGTGAAGAAGCAGTTACGGCATTGGCTTACACAGCCTGCACAACAGTAAGCAACTGTTAGACCGCAGTAACCACCACTGCTACAGCACAGGTCGTTTGGGCATGTGGCATTCCCAGCTTGCGATCCGCATTGTGCAGTATCCGATGAGACTCCTAGTAATAGAGACAACAACAAAGATAAAACTGTAAGTGCCCAGAACCTCATTTCAGGAATATAGCTATTTGAGTTTTGATGATGTTTAAGAAGGTTTCGGGATTGGTATTTATAGAGAAGGATGGAGATCATAAAGATGCCAGCcatttattgtaaaatatttattattggaactattatatgtattaattttttttaattcttaaatatcttgattctTAAATATCTTCTCCCATTTAATCACTGGTGGTCTTCGCTGGTTTAACATTATCGaaaaatttatacatgtttaataaatgaatataaaCATCACATCAAGACATGTACTCTGTGAGGTCGACGATTAAGctggaattaattaaaatatattaccatttttttagctaatgtatttttttatcctttattatttatttaattggaaatttagctttgtttttttgttttcatgctttttatgaccttgattttatcatttttttttatttaattgggttACCTCATGtccttttatttgttattttttgttaagtttatttttttaaaaaaactttattcttaaattaaatagaattgatttattgaatataGGTGGatgctcttttcattttttttatttgatttggtttggttttccgAGATGTTGCTGCAGCGATCCATGTGACTTCTTCTTATGTTGTTGTCTAGAATTTTTGGTTGGATTTGAATTAtcacttcaagtttttttttttttttttgtgatgggCGATGTCCATAATTGAGTGGCAATGGGTAGCCaccgatcttttttttttccttttccttatcAATGGCTTTACTACTGGAAAATTGgcaaatacaattttttttttatggtctttTGAGTAAATTGTTTTTCCTATTTTGGTTGGTTTTAAATCGTCTCAGCAAGCTCATTTGTTTTGGTTGATTGTtgccaattattttttcatagttCATCTGTAATTGTTGCCTATAgtttaaatcaaatgattaaacTATCCGATCTTATTAGATTCAGTCGAGTTAATGATTTGagcattagttttttcttacttctttataaatattatagtcGGCTAAGCATCTCTTTTGcgtgcttaaatttttttttactggctCACGACACAGCACGAGTCATTGATCTAGCACAACATTAAAGGGTATGTGTTTTTCACTGTGAATAACATTGTTCACACActcacaaaatattattgaccTGCTATTCATTTTGttcctaaaattttattttggatgatttGATCCTATTTAAAGGCCAATTACTTTCGATTTCTCAGGCAATGATGGAATTAGAAGATGATGGACCGCAATAAAAAAGGCTCCAAAATTGGATGGTGTGTAAGAAATTTAGCAACAAATACACTTACTTcctcaaactttaaaaataatgaagtttataAAGTTTAGGTCCttccatatttgttttttaaaaatcacttttggtAAAAATGTTTATTTGTATTGTTATTCGATCCATGGTTAGAGAGAGGACGTCAAATTCTGGtgatagaaagagaaaaatattgttggcaCTAATTTTGGCAACCAAAACAATTAATCTCTGTGTTAAATAGTTCAATTTGTTGAGGGAAGTTCATATTATATgcttttttaccttgaaagtacgtaaataataaaagatttgaactcgagaaaattttttattttgagttagttacaagttttaagatggtcttttgagtttttttttaatgttatgtaTGGGTTTGTCAAGGTTTTTAGGGTATTTTCTAAGTGTTTTGAGTTAAAAATGagttcaaaaatacattttgagtAAATAAACCTTAAggcccaaattttttttttcaaaaaaatatgagtcGTCCACCtcatatgcaataaaaaatatattaagggCCCAAACGCGCGGGCCCTAACAAAATGGATCGGGCCTAATATcgcctgattttttttttaacaaaaaaattgattttttttatctttgtattttttcaaaattatttcttttatattgaaattaatatacccttctctcttttattttgttcataaaACCTTTTTgaaatgacaattattttttagttattttgtatgcatttaatttttgaaaagattattctaattcatataatttttttaatgttttatataaataaaaaatatttatttttggataatatttttaatatgtgtaaccatatataatattttttttccttttattttatttaatcgaTTTCATGTGTAtttgtttctattatcatttgattaaattaaaatttaattttgataaataaaattatttaacacaACCAGATCAAAAGCTCATGTTGTAGTGTctaatatcttgatctatatatgtttatttattttttatttttattttttattaatgactttttatttttattttttaatatatatgttctctatttatttgattgtatatatgctttaagttttttttatttatacttgtaacttttttatatacaaatatgTGTTGAAAACACGTAtgcatataattatttataaaagcaCGTCACATAGCTATTCTAATATACATACGTTGTTGTTCCACTCATAGAGTAATATTCTTGGAATCattattaaatagttttattttaagtaatttaatttaataatcatcacaaatttaaaacttatattttttttactcaattcattatgactatttaattattaaatctataataacatataaaaatattaaataagatattatttttttaactaatctttTTAAACATTTGGCGATCCATTCTCTCAACTCTCCTTATCACATCAGTCCCTACTGGCACACACCCCTTCACTTTCCAACTAGAATTTCCTCTGTTTCTTATATAAAGTTATCCTTGCAAACTTTATCCATCTTCAATTCTATCTCGTCTCCACTCTGCCTCTTATCTTGAGCTTACATAACAAACAtagcaaaatatatattaactataaactataaatttatgTCTCCATAGCACTAGTAGACTAATATGAAAATTGAGagttaagaaatttttttttttatgtttaaggatcgaagaaaaataaaataaagaagttatctcattttttcatgaaaaataaagttttatcacttaaataaaatgaaacatagaataaaaaaaaatctataaagaagTTATAGATTGTGGTTAGTAAGCGCACGCGCGCACAAGCCTGCGCAC
The DNA window shown above is from Populus trichocarpa isolate Nisqually-1 chromosome 4, P.trichocarpa_v4.1, whole genome shotgun sequence and carries:
- the LOC7466811 gene encoding endochitinase WIN8 translates to MAGIFMISILLYKYQSRNLLKHHQNSNSYIPEMRFWALTVLSLLLSLLLGVSSDTAQCGSQAGNATCPNDLCCSSGGYCGLTVAYCCAGCVSQCRNCFFTESMFEQMLPNRNNDSCPGKGFYTYNAYFVATEFYPGFGMTGDDDTRKRELAAFFAQTSQETSGRSIIGEDAPFTWGYCLVNELNPNSDYCDPNTNSSYPCVADYYGRGPLQLRWNYNYGECGNYLGQNLLDEPEKVATDPVLSFEAALWFWMNPHSTGAPSCHEVITGEWSPSEADIEAGRKPGFGMLTNIITNGGECTKDGKTRQQNRIDYYLRYCDMLKVDPGDNLYCDNQETFEDNGLLKMVGTM